Below is a genomic region from Miscanthus floridulus cultivar M001 chromosome 1, ASM1932011v1, whole genome shotgun sequence.
CCGAAGCATCCAATAGTGTCATCGCCTCATCGGTGACTAGGTCCTTTACACGCTGGGCCGTACCATCCCACAAAGGCACGGTATGTGGGGGCACTTACAACCAATAGAAGTAAGCTCACAAGCTACGCTAGTACAAGTTTGGGGGCAATTGTTAATACTCCTTCCGTTCTAAATCGTAAGTCGTTTTAAGTTTTTCATGTATATAACTTTTGTTGTGTACTTAGATATAGGGCTATGTCTATACTCTATAAATAGTAAAAGGTATACatctaaaaaaaatacaaaactCTCTCTCCAAATTTAACCTATGTCTAGATAATTCTCTAAACTAGCAATTGGTtcaaacttataatttagaatgaatggAGTAGGAAACATCTAAAAAAATAATAGGCACAAGTGCCTTCGCTTCATTTATGAGGCCAGTGGCCAGTGGCTACACCTGTTTCTTGCGTTGCGAAAAggagcaaggagatggaagctacaCAAAAATCGTCCTTTAGTCAGactgaacaaaacaacactgtATCAGACAAAAGGACAACAAGTTTGGGCCGTGGGCTCTTTAGGCCCGGAAGGCCGTGAACAAAAGAACACTGTGGCTCTGTTCGGCTCGCTGAATCTtgactgaaattggctgaaaatactgttctggctgaattgttggaagagaaaaatactgttccgactaaaaaaataagccgaacaaaccgaatatagggtaagccgaacgaggccCTCTGTCAGACCAAGGACAACGGGAACAAAAGATGCAGTAAAAAGGATTCCATTGCCGTGGTTTGAACCCGGGTCGCCAGGGTGAAAGCCAATTATCCTAACCGGACTAGAAGACAATGTAACTGTGTTAGTGTTTTAACTAAGATAATACAGCGCTGCTGTCTCCCATTCTCTAGCCCAATCATGCCTGTTGATTACCTGTGCACGCCAGGAAaaaaactactccctccatctaaAAAATAATGTAATTATAGAATTCGTGCCAGTCAAACTAGCTCAaacttaactaaatttatattcattcattctaaattataagacgttttggcttttttcgagatacattacttttatagttttattatgtatctagacatagtgtatatgtgCATAGCAGTAGCTACGAAAATCAAAATATATCttataatttattataaaaaatatattatgtACTTAatgtaatgatacttattttgtattataaatgTTAGTACTTTTATATAATTGTGGTTAAAGTTCAAATCATTTGATTCCTTAAAAAGCGAGAATTATATTCTTTCTAggattttaataaatttattatacaaacatgttttataattaatttaataatacttaCTTTGTATTATAAATGTTGGTATTTTTAAAAATAATTTCAGTCAAAGTTCAAGTCATATGATTTCTAAGAAAACGAGAATCGCATTCTTTAGGGTGGATAGAGTACACCCCGATTCGGGATTCAAGGATGATTAGTTTAGATCGGCTGCGTGCCACACTCTCCAAATGGACGTATCCATATCCACGCCCGCCCATCACCGTTCACAAAAACACACAACCAGTACCAGCCGGAAGCTGCCAAGTGCGCAAGAACACAAGACGGCGCATGGGCATGGGCGGCATGGCAGTCGGCAGCACGCAAACAATAAAGGCAAGGTGTGCGGTGTGCCTGTCTGGCCTAGCTTTTGTTACGTGCCGGGCTCTGCGATCACAGATCCCGAGCGAGGGGGAGCGGCAACGGCACCGGCTAGCGCAGGCAGTGATCGAGAGCGGGAGCACGGGCGCGCCGCGAAatgatgccccccccccccctgcacGGGCCCGCACCGGCGCCGTGCTCAGTAGTCGGTGTTATAAATTTAGGCAAATTCAGTACCAATTTAATCCAAAATATTATTAATAACATGTTTATAACATCAGACATGTGCATGGGTGAGCTAAGCCCAGACAATATGTATATGATACTAATAATCATGATTTTAATCACAAAAAACAGAGGACGAGTTGCAACAGCATATCCCGCAGCACCAGAGCCAACGCTAGTTGACATAACGGTTGTCGATGTAGTCGTCCCGCTTGATGTTATGCACATGAGTTGCAGTGCCGATCACCGCACAAATCACAGCCGCCGGAAAGTAGAGGAAGTTGTGGATTGAGCGAGCAGTCGCATAGAAGACGCTCCTCAAAAACCTGATTGCCGATCTTCACCCAAGCAGATGAACTCACGAACGGTGTCGGTTTTGGAGTCCTGCTCTTTCTATTCCTGTGCGCGCGGGAACCGAGACGGGGATGTCagaaagcaactcaacaatttttttttgtcttcatattccatctttttttttgtttccaatCGGTTTTAGGCCTAAGATAAAGGCAGAATGCTTCAGCAATCTTCCACCAGACCTATACCCCAGGCTTTTAATTTCTTTTCTCCTTTAACAAAAGAAAAGCTGATTTTGCACCTAATTAATTGATCTGACTTTTTGAAAAGCGAAAGGGAAAGGCGAATTAATAATGGTGGCAACCGAAGGCCAAGTCGCTAGCCGAGTTGGACGGGAACCATAGGGTTTCAACTTTGAAAGTTCAAATCCAAAGAACAATGGCGGTCATCAGTGTGCTGAATGATTCCGTTCTCACGGTCATTGGCTGTGAAAACGATCAAAGTTCAAAGACATGAAAAAGGTTTCAAGTTCGGTTCGAACTATTATTCTAAAGGCAAACACTCAAGCTGGCACCATTTTGTCACCAGTACCATCTGAAGTTACCTTTGGCTGGAAACAAAGGGCAATTGGAGGGAGCGAGTTACAAACTTGGACGCGAGAATCAACGGCCACTTCTCACGTTAATCCAAAAGTTTAAACCCCGTGTTCCGTGACATGAAAGATCGTGTTGTTTTGACTTGCGATGCCGCGAAGCATGCCATAGGTGTATATACATTACGAAAGGAGACTAGCCGTGCTTAAATTTGAACAGGGTATGACAAATTTTGGTCAAGTAGAAACGCATTGGTTGGACCGTTGGGGCACGTCAAACGTGCTGCTTTTTTTTTATCCTAGTTATCGTGCGATGTCAGTGACGTGCTTGCCAACAACCATGCTCTAGTTCAACTGTTCTCACCTCAGCAAATCCTCAAGTTTAGCAGGATTGCAAGAGTACTTGAGTAGTAACGTaatccccccccccacccccatcaTGTAATTCAAATATAAGGGATTCTATGGGACAAAATAATTAGCATTAAATAGTTGGATATATTTGGTAGGTATTATATTGTTAGTTGCTACTAATCATGTAGCAACTAACAATGTCCGTAGGTATTTTAGGGATTCTAGGAGTATATAGGGATTCTAGgagtatttatcaaccaatcaccactAATCATGTTGATGATAGTCTTTGATTTGAAAATAAAGTGAGGATACCTGCGTATTTTGTGTTCTCTTAATTTGTTCTAAAATCTGTAAAATTTATTATACTACAGGGCAATCCATCACATATAATAAATAAGTTTCTAAAATTTTTTAAACAGGTTAAAGATGTTGGCAAAAGATGCATGTTATCATTTCTCGAATTTAGCCGTTATCATTTACATGCATCCATAATTAGCTTCTGTATTAGAAGGCAGTGTTCCATTTTGTATAGAACGTTATCTTTTGAAAATAAATTGCAACcttaaaaattatttatttagtACTTGAGACACAAACGTGTCTCGAATTCGTCTACGCTGGTAGGGATCGAGGATCCGAGATTCCGAGGGCTTGGCACTATGGTAGCCAGGCTCCAAATGCCAGCGCCTATACAGATACAGTGAAAGTAGCCAGAAGCATGCATACAGATACGGACATTcgggcctttttttttttttggcgtcCCTGCTCTCTGGGCTCTGGCAATACTCCCAGATCCCACTACTCGAGTGCCAGTGGCTTCTAGGTTCTAGCACACGGCGGTGACGGTGCCTGCGTCCTCGGTCCTCTGGTCCTCTTTGCTCATCATTACCAATCGGCAGCTTTGCCACGATGGCTGTAGCCCCTTGGatttcctgctggtccttgcgaTTTTCCCCTTGCCAATGTCCCCTATTCTTGTTCTGCCACGAGGACACGACAATTCGGTTCAGTCCTTGGTGTTGCTGCCCGTGATACAGTGTAGTACTAGGGCCCAGTTTAGTTTGTAAAAAAATTTACAAAATTTTTCGCattctctgtcacatcgaatctttgacacatgcataaagcattaaatataaataaaaaataaaactaattacacagtttagacaaaatccacgagacgaatcttttaagcctaattagactatgattggacactatttgccaaataacaacgaaaatactacggtatccattttgccaaaaattttggaactaaactgggcTAGATTACTCCCACCGTCTAAAAAAAGAGTCGTTCGGGCTTTCAAAAAGTTAATAATTTTTAATTTTGATtaaatatatttaataaaatattaatatttatgatacataattagtatcattaggtagatcattaaatatattttcataataaacttatttagagatataaatattacacaTATATTTTATAACTTAGTCAAAATTAAGAAAGTTTGCCCAACATGTTTTCTACGACGACTTTTTTTTAAGGAACGGAGGTAGTAGTCCGTGTCCGTTGCCACCGTTGCCAAGGCCGGCTGGATTCAAACCTGTGGCCTGTCTTGTAACTCTTGGTCACTGACACGCCAAGTGTACTTAATTGGCAAGATGAGTGGGCTTTACTAAAAAAAACGACATTAACTTAGCGTACTCCTCCACGCCGCAGATTGCGCTAGGAATGAAGTAGGAACACGCCTAAGCCCTAGGACAATGATAGATTATTTGAAACGAGCCGAGCGTGTTTGCCCAGCTGATGATGAGTTCCGCTCACGCAACATGCCGACATGCTTCAAAGTTGCCGCAAAGAAAGAAGAATCTCTCTCCGATTAATCTGATGCAGATCGTGTAATGCACACCTGGCCTGCCTTCATTTTCAATCGAGAAATGAACGCCTGGGTAGCAGTAAAACTCGTCTTAACTACTATCCAGTAGCAGTAAAATCCAAGTTCCTAATCCATCCATCATTTGTAGCAGAGCTGATCATAGCATTCACGTGATCAAAAAAAGGTTTTTTTGGGGGCAAACCACGCTGAGACCGGATGCCAAGGTAGATTACCATTCCAGCGAGGTGTAAAAGCTGCGTAGGAGTACTGCAGCGCCAAGGCTGGTAAAAACAAACAAAACAGTACTACTACTACTGTCAGCAGTAAATAAAGCATCGAGGGGTCGAGTTACTTCCTAGGTTGGTGTTTACTTGTCAACAACTTTTTACTATAGCAAATTTAATCatctattttttttctaaaaaaattttaGATACTTTAATGTATATAATACTAATGAAATATGTTtaataaagaatcatatatatgaaaacttgatgtatgtaaaaatcttttgcagaaaaaaaatatgatcaaaattgcTACAGTCCAAACTCGGTCCTGTTTAGTTTTGAAttttgtagcattttcgtttttatttggcaaaaattatctaattatagactaattaggcttaaaagattcgtctcacgatttctcggctaactatgtaattagtttttttttccgtctacatttagtactccatacatatgccgcaaaatttgatgtgacaagtactatgcaaaattttttggtttttgacttaaactaaggccctgtttagtttccaaaattttttatgcagtacccgtcacatcgaatcttgcggcacatgtatggagtactaaatatagatgaaaaaaaactaattgcacagttgggtgaaaaatcgcgagacgaaactttcgaacctaattagtctataattagacactaattaccaaataaaaacaaacgggctacagtacccaaaaccaaaaatttttggcttctaaacgaggcctaaacgGGGCTAAACGAAAACGGGTAGTAAATCAGACAGGACTGGCAGGACGTGACCTGCCTGTGGGCCCCGCGGTACGGGCTAGGCAGAAGAGAACTACTCGCAAGAACCGACGGGGACAGACAGGCGGcatattcgctggttggtttctgggctggtttagactggttggtgctggtttattgtaagaggaaaatactgtttatTGGCTGGTTTAggttggctgaaaccaacaagcgaacatgctgaggGTCACACCACAGAGTGCGAGGGCTGAGACTTTTTACTGTGTGCGATTATAAAGCATCTTAATTTGCTACGTGCCTTTACAAAAATTCGGGCGGTCTTCGGCATCACTGTTCTAACTTTTTCATATCCTTTGTGTCACTTTTATCAGTTTAGGTTCTAACACCGTTAAATTATAGGCGTGAAAAaacaaaaatacccttaagtctaaatatattattaatttttttaagtatcttaacgacttcaaatgaaaaaactcaaaactagaaagttgtatatctcatcgagatctataattttcatataaaatttattttcatttaattccaaaaaaatgatgatttttctaagatatattaatcatatcaaatcatatattttttgtggaattaaatgaaaataaattttatatgaaaattatagatttcgatgaaatctacaactttctagttttgagttttttcatttaaagtcgttaagatgcttaaaaaaattaataacatatttagatTTAAGGGTatttttatctttttcacatCTACAGTTTAACGATGTTAGAGTCTAAATTGATGGAAGTGGTATGGAGAACACGAAAAAATTAAAATAATAACGCTGAAGATCACTGAATTTTTTCAGTGATGCATAAGAGATtgtgatcttttataatggcgtaGGGAGAAAAGTCTCCTCGATATTGGTAGAGTAGAATCTCATGCCCAGTCAGGATACTGTTGGGAGTGAGGTGTCTGGAGCACACAAAGCAGGCGCTACAGCGGCGGTCGCAGTACTGCCTCGAGCTTGTGGTAGAGGTGGagcgggaggaagaagacgagcagggAGGGAAAAGGAGGAGAATCCGAGAAGAAAttcagagagggagggagggagggagggccaTGATGGCAGGTGGTGTGGCGTCGTAGGTGGTTAAAGCGAGGGCGCccgctcgtcgtcgtcgtccggtAAAAAGCTCTCGAAAGAAGCTGCTCTCCCTTTGCGCTCTTTTCTTTCCGTTGGTTGGTTTTTCCCCCTTCCCTGCCCTACTCCTTCTTCGTCTTTCTCCGGCCGGCTTTGGGGAAAGAGGTGATGTGAGGTTCCCATCACTCACGCCAGGCTGGATTGCTAGATGCTGCCCCTCTTTATTACGGCTGTCGCTGGGCTGGGCTGCGGCGGACGGTGGGGAGGGGAGGCTTTTGTGCGCTGGCCTCTCGGTAGGTTTCGCGATtgccttcaaaaaaaaaaaattcaagcaaTTTTGTTTCTGGTTCTGGAATCTCGAGAGGTATGAGAGGGTTGTTTTTGGTGAGGTACGTGTGGCCTTGTTGGTTGTTCTTCCAAACGGTGTTTCTGGACTCGGCAGTGACTGAGTTTTTTTTGCCGTTCTTGGATTCTGGAGGTATAGGGGGGATGGTCTATGTTCTATGATTACATAGCAATTTGCTGTAGGATCGTGGCTGATTTGGTGTGGTTGTTCATGTTTGATTTGAAGACATGTCTAGTTCATTCAGAATTTGCCTAGTATTTGtctgctactttcaagcaaaatTCTTGATGGAAAAGATGGCTCTGAACTCTGAAGTTCTTGTCAAATGGGGAAATCATATTATTACTTGGGAATTACGAAGACCGTATTCTAGCGGTCGCGCTCAGTGCTCAGAGTCATGATAATTTAAAGTTCTTTTCTTAGTTGATTTTGTGAGCAATACATTCTCATGATTCCAAATGGCAACTTCAGTTCATCAATTTAACTCTTGTCCATCACTACTCAGGTCTATGAGCTGGTATTAGAACTGGTCATAATCTTCCGAAGGAAACATGGCGGAATGGAAGGTTGCAAGTGTTGATGCCCGGACGACGAAGATCAGAAATGTCCCTATTGCTGTAACCCCAGAAGGGTTCTGGTGCTGCCCGTCGCAGGCCGTGCTCCAGAAGACGGCGAAGAACCAAAACCAGCAGGCGAAAACGAAGACCAAAGGGGGTGCCTCGCCTCTTGCATCAAAGGCCTCATCAAATCAGAAGGCACCAACAATCTCATCCGAGAGAAGGACACACTCGACTCCGACAAGGGCTAAAATCAATTCAGAGGAGCAGAGGTGCTTGCCGGCAGAGGATGCTACGACTAATCCACCAAAGGCAGTGAATGAAAGGCCACAGAAGCAGCACAAGATATCTGTTGGATTTGGCGAGCTCGAGATGAGTGACTTGAAGGTGGTGCTGTATGGCAAGGATGGTGTTGCGGTAAAGATGAGCGTTCACAAGAACATCCTAGCTGAAAACAGTACCTTCTTTGCTGATAAGCTCTCCAGGCAATCTCCAGTGTCCAGTATAGAAGTGCCTGATTGTGAGGATGTGGAGATTTATGTTGAGACTGTTGGGTTGATGTACTGCAGTGATGTCAAGCAGAGGCTGATCAAGCAAACTGTTCCTCGTGTTCTTCGAGTCTTGAAGGTTTGCCCTAGTTAAATTCTCTTTTGTAACACTACTGCTGACTAGAATGGCACACTTAGTGGAATTAGTTTCATTATTCAGTACCATAGGATCACACCAGAATTTAGGGTTCAAATTAGGTCGCTTATTACTGGAGGCAGTATTCTTATTGCGGTCTGACCGGCTGTTAGTATTATTAAACTAATAATCCTTAAGTATATAAAAAAGAACCCATTATTCGGTGCAACTGAATGGTGCCTGCATGtctgcagcctgttcggctgggattattccctcgtaaacgatcgtaataAGTGACGAACAagcccagccaaacgaacaggctgctggtTCATGTTGTTACATCAAAGGGATATTGTCTGCTATACCCACAATACTACAACATGCCACTTATTCTATGGATGCTGACAAACACTGCCTTGTCCTATATATTTCGCGCGTACCAGTTGGTGGGGTTTGGGACAAATTTCAAGCTAGGCAGGCTGTCATGAATTATGTTATTGCTTTATGGAGCAAATGGCACAGAAGGATAATTGCACCAATCAGGCCCATGACTACATGGACCCTGGCCATACCATGCTAATGTGGGGCCTTAATTGCGATAGACCAATCTGGACTCTTCAGAAATCATAAAAATGGAGCTTTTCTTTTACTTGGGTTTTGTTGTTcccttagattttttttttttggttgtgcAGGTTGCAGAGCTGTTAGGTTTCTCAGCATGTGTCATGTCATGCTTAGATTACTTGGAAGCGGTCCCTTGggttggggaagaagaagaaaatgtgGTCTCATCTGTTCGGAATCTGCAGAGTGAGAACTATGGTGTTAGTCCTGTACTGAAGAGGGTAGCGTCTGATCTAACGACCCCACCAAATGACACATTTTCACATATCATTGAATTGGTTTTGAGAAGCAATGAGGATAGGGGGCGGCGTGAGATGAAATCTTTGGTACAGAAGCTTCTGAAGGAGAATAGCACTAGCTGTATAAGTGGATCTTCTGACTTGTGTTCTGAGACCCTCTACAGATCATGCCGGAACTGCCTGGATTCCTTGTTAATCTTGTTTCAGCAAGCAACTGACAGTGATTTTGCTGAGCAAGCTCTTAATATTAAAGAACCAGTTTTCCGACAAATTGCTCTAGAAGCAGATAATCTGCTTTGGTTAGCTGAGATTTTAGCTGACAGGAATGCTGCTGATGAGTTCACGGTCATATGGGCTAGCCAACGTGAGCTGGCTGGGCTCCACTCCAAGTTGCTAGTAAAGTCTCGCCACCTTGTCAGTTGTGTCACGGCGAGGCTATTTGTGGCAATTGGGAAAGGAGAGATGCTTCCTTCAAAGGACACAAGGCGGCTTCTCTTGGACGTCTGGCTGCAGCCTCTCATGGATGACTACAATTGGTTACAGCACGGTTGCAGGTCATTTGACCGGAAAGTGGTGGAGGAAGGTATTGGGCGGACCATCTTGACGCTCCCACTGGAGGATCAGCAGACAATCTTGCTCTCGTGGCTTGGGAGCTTCTTGAAGGTTGGGGACAGCTGCCCCAATCTCCAGAAGGCCTTTGAGGTTTGGTGGAGGAGAACTTTCATAAGGCCTTATGCTGAGCAACAAGGTAATCGATCGCAATCAGGTCGGAGCTGAGATATCAATTGGTTGCAGGAGAAAATAGCCTTGTTTCCTAGTGTAGTATATTGATGAGAAATTAGAGTGGTAATTTCTTACATGGTAGGCTGTTTGGGAGAT
It encodes:
- the LOC136477021 gene encoding BTB/POZ domain-containing protein At3g50780-like; the protein is MAEWKVASVDARTTKIRNVPIAVTPEGFWCCPSQAVLQKTAKNQNQQAKTKTKGGASPLASKASSNQKAPTISSERRTHSTPTRAKINSEEQRCLPAEDATTNPPKAVNERPQKQHKISVGFGELEMSDLKVVLYGKDGVAVKMSVHKNILAENSTFFADKLSRQSPVSSIEVPDCEDVEIYVETVGLMYCSDVKQRLIKQTVPRVLRVLKVAELLGFSACVMSCLDYLEAVPWVGEEEENVVSSVRNLQSENYGVSPVLKRVASDLTTPPNDTFSHIIELVLRSNEDRGRREMKSLVQKLLKENSTSCISGSSDLCSETLYRSCRNCLDSLLILFQQATDSDFAEQALNIKEPVFRQIALEADNLLWLAEILADRNAADEFTVIWASQRELAGLHSKLLVKSRHLVSCVTARLFVAIGKGEMLPSKDTRRLLLDVWLQPLMDDYNWLQHGCRSFDRKVVEEGIGRTILTLPLEDQQTILLSWLGSFLKVGDSCPNLQKAFEVWWRRTFIRPYAEQQGNRSQSGRS